Proteins from one Sporichthyaceae bacterium genomic window:
- a CDS encoding D-alanyl-D-alanine carboxypeptidase: MSSIVRRAVSTTVALGLACAPLSPAAAADAAGPVGGTRLGETGPIADASDGPLPSVTAASWVVADVESGEVLAAFAPHQRLRPASTIKTLLALTMAPRLDPNGSWCATAADAEVDGSKVGLVPGQTYRIDDLWYGLFLRSGNDVADAIAKAGADGDPARAVRMMQAEAKRLDALDTTVENASGLDADGQYSSAYDLALWGRAALGRGDLRRYFGTLRHDFPGNQTATGTAETSKPFAMYTQNQLINRYPGALGVKDGWTTLARNTMIAAAERDGHIILVTLMGVPAGVTDQAKTLLDWGFAHVQAPPVGALVDPTSTAVVSDDDPALPTTPATEPIVAAPVAVSSHSDAAFAVVSAGVSGGALLLFFVGVGVGNARRRLGVKP, encoded by the coding sequence ATGTCGTCTATCGTCCGCCGCGCGGTGTCGACCACGGTCGCACTCGGGCTGGCGTGCGCTCCGTTGAGTCCGGCCGCGGCGGCGGACGCCGCGGGCCCGGTCGGCGGCACGCGCCTGGGCGAGACCGGCCCGATCGCTGACGCCTCCGACGGGCCACTCCCCTCGGTCACGGCCGCGTCCTGGGTGGTCGCGGACGTCGAGTCCGGCGAGGTGTTGGCCGCCTTCGCCCCGCACCAGCGCCTGCGTCCGGCGAGCACCATAAAAACCCTGCTTGCGTTGACGATGGCCCCGCGCCTGGACCCCAACGGCAGCTGGTGCGCCACCGCCGCGGACGCCGAGGTGGACGGCAGCAAAGTGGGTCTGGTCCCCGGCCAGACCTACCGCATCGACGACCTCTGGTACGGCCTGTTTCTGCGTTCGGGCAACGACGTAGCCGATGCCATCGCCAAGGCCGGCGCCGACGGCGACCCGGCCAGGGCGGTGCGCATGATGCAGGCCGAGGCAAAGCGGCTGGACGCCCTGGATACCACCGTGGAAAACGCCAGTGGCCTGGACGCCGACGGTCAATATTCCTCCGCCTACGACCTCGCGCTATGGGGGCGGGCCGCGCTCGGCCGGGGCGACCTGCGCCGCTACTTCGGCACGCTGCGCCACGACTTCCCCGGCAACCAGACCGCGACCGGCACCGCGGAAACCAGCAAGCCTTTCGCGATGTACACGCAAAACCAGCTGATCAACCGCTACCCCGGCGCCCTCGGGGTCAAGGACGGGTGGACCACCCTGGCCCGCAACACGATGATCGCGGCCGCCGAGCGCGACGGTCACATCATCCTGGTCACCCTGATGGGCGTGCCCGCCGGCGTCACAGATCAGGCGAAGACGCTGCTTGACTGGGGCTTCGCACACGTGCAGGCCCCGCCGGTCGGTGCGCTGGTCGACCCGACCTCCACCGCCGTGGTCTCCGACGACGATCCGGCGTTGCCCACCACCCCGGCCACCGAACCAATCGTGGCGGCGCCCGTCGCGGTGTCGTCGCATTCCGACGCCGCCTTCGCCGTCGTCTCCGCCGGCGTCAGCGGCGGGGCGCTGCTGCTGTTCTTCGTCGGTGTCGGCGTGGGTAACGCGCGTCGCCGGCTCGGCGTCAAGCCCTGA
- a CDS encoding FAD-dependent monooxygenase yields the protein MKAIVIGGGIGGTTAALSLLRRGIDVEVHEQARQLTEIGAGVQLGPDATRVLIRLGLGEQLARLGVLPRRVDLIDLRSDRRFYSVPVGPEATARYGAPYYQLHRPDLLDILVSALPTQVLHLGERAESFTQDADGVSVRFASGHETRGDLLLGADGIHSGCARSCWARSSRTSPASSRGGR from the coding sequence ATGAAGGCGATCGTCATCGGCGGCGGCATCGGCGGGACGACGGCGGCGCTGTCGCTGCTGAGGCGCGGCATCGACGTGGAGGTCCACGAGCAGGCCCGGCAGTTGACGGAGATCGGCGCCGGCGTCCAACTGGGCCCGGACGCGACCCGGGTACTGATCCGGCTGGGTCTGGGGGAGCAGCTGGCCCGGCTGGGCGTGCTGCCCCGTCGGGTCGACCTGATCGATCTGCGGTCGGACCGCCGCTTCTACTCGGTCCCGGTCGGTCCGGAGGCGACCGCCCGCTACGGCGCGCCGTACTACCAGCTGCACCGCCCCGACCTGCTCGACATTCTGGTCTCCGCGCTGCCCACGCAGGTGCTGCACCTCGGCGAACGAGCGGAGAGCTTCACGCAGGACGCCGACGGGGTCAGTGTCCGGTTCGCCTCGGGGCACGAAACGCGCGGGGATTTGCTGCTCGGCGCCGATGGCATCCACTCGGGGTGCGCCAGATCCTGTTGGGCGAGGAGCAGCCGGACTTCGCCCGCATCGTCGCGTGGCGGGCGCTGA
- a CDS encoding alpha/beta hydrolase fold domain-containing protein, translating to MRQILLGEEQPDFARIVAWRALIPKQRLSHVDVPTDCLCWLGPGRSGVVYWVHGGELLNFVGMVPSSEAAEESWTAAGEIGALRGSFAGCNRRLWSIVEAIDQPFITGYYFRYPLLRWSQGRVTLLGDAAHPMHPFLAQGACQAIEDGAMLAAVLATHTSDSVPEGLADYQQRRIERASRVQDQARTHQHLWHMSDPREIAERNRMLASTMELDPLSDTVWGWLWRYDAEEEAARPLTDPATGLKRPEAQRAWRMWKTMLQPRDLDHQQHGIRRAYDRFLLENFPADPAVRIETIEAGGVPCVRLAPPGGASDGPVLFHLHGGGYLIGSAQASVGLCSRLARAVGATCIAVGYRKAPEHPFPAALEDALAAYTALLENGIEASRIVVTGESAGGGLAIALSMRLRDLGLALPCGVAVMCPMADLTLSGESIDATAGQDPICTRRLLTQMASTYLQTHDPADPLASPLHGSFLGLPPLLVQVAENEALYSDAVRLVDAARRDGVEVELDLYQDSVHVFQAFDFLPESTSAIQRIEGFVRRCVTGRGS from the coding sequence GTGCGCCAGATCCTGTTGGGCGAGGAGCAGCCGGACTTCGCCCGCATCGTCGCGTGGCGGGCGCTGATCCCGAAGCAACGGTTGAGCCACGTCGACGTGCCGACGGACTGTCTGTGTTGGCTCGGCCCGGGGCGCAGTGGCGTCGTCTACTGGGTGCACGGCGGCGAGCTGCTGAACTTCGTCGGCATGGTTCCCTCCAGCGAGGCGGCGGAGGAGTCCTGGACGGCGGCCGGTGAGATCGGGGCACTGCGCGGCTCGTTCGCCGGCTGCAATCGGCGGCTGTGGTCGATCGTCGAGGCGATCGACCAGCCGTTCATCACCGGGTACTACTTCCGCTATCCCCTGCTGCGCTGGAGCCAGGGCCGGGTGACGCTGCTCGGCGACGCCGCCCATCCGATGCACCCGTTCCTGGCCCAGGGGGCCTGCCAGGCCATCGAGGACGGCGCGATGTTGGCTGCGGTGTTGGCCACCCACACGTCGGACTCCGTGCCCGAGGGGTTGGCGGACTATCAGCAGCGCCGCATCGAGCGGGCCTCGAGGGTGCAGGATCAGGCCCGCACCCACCAGCACCTGTGGCACATGTCCGATCCGCGGGAGATTGCCGAGCGGAACAGGATGCTGGCCAGCACCATGGAACTCGACCCACTGTCGGACACGGTGTGGGGATGGCTGTGGCGCTACGACGCCGAGGAAGAGGCCGCCCGGCCGCTCACCGACCCCGCCACCGGGCTGAAGCGCCCGGAGGCGCAGCGAGCATGGCGGATGTGGAAGACCATGCTCCAGCCGCGGGACCTCGACCACCAGCAGCACGGCATCCGCAGGGCCTATGACCGCTTCCTGCTGGAGAACTTCCCCGCGGACCCCGCCGTGCGGATCGAGACGATCGAGGCCGGCGGTGTCCCGTGCGTGCGCCTGGCCCCACCGGGCGGCGCAAGCGACGGTCCCGTCCTGTTCCACCTGCACGGCGGCGGTTACCTGATCGGGTCGGCGCAGGCCTCCGTCGGATTGTGCTCGCGGCTGGCCCGGGCGGTCGGTGCGACGTGCATCGCGGTTGGTTATCGCAAGGCCCCGGAGCATCCGTTCCCGGCCGCCCTCGAGGACGCCCTGGCCGCCTACACCGCGCTGCTCGAAAACGGCATCGAGGCAAGCCGGATTGTCGTCACCGGGGAGTCCGCCGGCGGCGGATTGGCCATCGCGTTGAGCATGCGCCTGCGCGACCTCGGCCTAGCACTGCCCTGCGGGGTCGCGGTGATGTGCCCGATGGCCGACCTGACGTTGTCCGGCGAGAGCATCGACGCCACGGCGGGGCAGGACCCGATCTGCACCCGCAGGTTGCTCACCCAGATGGCGAGCACCTACCTGCAGACCCACGATCCTGCCGATCCGCTGGCATCGCCATTGCACGGCAGCTTCCTCGGACTGCCGCCGTTGCTCGTCCAGGTGGCCGAGAACGAGGCGCTGTACAGCGACGCCGTCCGCCTGGTCGACGCCGCCCGCCGCGACGGCGTGGAGGTGGAGTTGGACCTGTATCAGGACAGCGTGCACGTCTTCCAGGCCTTCGACTTCCTGCCCGAGTCCACGTCGGCGATCCAGCGAATCGAAGGGTTCGTCCGTCGCTGCGTCACCGGCCGAGGATCTTAG
- a CDS encoding MIP/aquaporin family protein — protein MDRRLLRGDPGAMRLTDPAADLGRRVLAEAVGTAMLVAVVVGSGIAAVRLSPHDAGLELLENSLITALGLGTLILAFGPVSGAHLNPAVSVADWVLGRGTGSGLTGREVGAYTLAQCTGAIGGAVLANGMFGVGLVTFSGHDRSDHHLLLGEVVATAGLVFLIFSLARSGRAAAAPAAVGAYIGAAYWFTSSTSFANPAVTIGRAFTDTFAGIEPSSVPGFIAAQIVGGALGLALLVALYPHPERAVSTDGGQAMREVGIDITTVTPKILGR, from the coding sequence ATGGATCGGCGCCTGCTGCGCGGCGACCCCGGCGCCATGCGCCTGACCGACCCGGCTGCGGATCTGGGCCGCCGCGTCCTCGCCGAGGCCGTCGGCACGGCGATGTTGGTGGCCGTCGTGGTCGGCTCGGGCATTGCCGCCGTCCGGCTGTCCCCGCACGACGCCGGGCTGGAACTGCTGGAGAACTCATTGATCACCGCCCTGGGTCTGGGCACGTTGATCCTGGCGTTCGGGCCGGTCTCCGGCGCGCACCTCAACCCGGCGGTCTCCGTTGCGGACTGGGTGCTCGGTCGTGGCACGGGTTCCGGGCTGACGGGTAGGGAGGTGGGTGCCTACACCCTCGCGCAGTGCACCGGGGCGATCGGCGGTGCGGTGTTGGCCAACGGGATGTTCGGGGTCGGCCTGGTCACCTTCTCCGGCCACGATCGCTCCGACCACCACCTGCTGCTCGGCGAGGTGGTGGCCACCGCAGGATTGGTGTTCCTGATCTTCTCCCTGGCCCGATCCGGCCGCGCCGCGGCCGCACCGGCCGCCGTGGGTGCCTACATCGGCGCGGCCTACTGGTTCACCTCCTCGACCTCGTTCGCCAACCCCGCGGTCACCATCGGGCGGGCGTTCACCGACACCTTCGCCGGTATCGAGCCCTCCTCGGTGCCGGGCTTCATCGCCGCCCAGATCGTGGGCGGCGCCCTGGGTCTGGCGCTGCTGGTCGCGCTCTACCCGCACCCGGAACGCGCCGTGTCAACCGATGGCGGGCAGGCGATGCGCGAGGTCGGCATCGACATCACCACCGTCACCCCTAAGATCCTCGGCCGGTGA
- a CDS encoding metalloregulator ArsR/SmtB family transcription factor has product MAAGTSRSTRRRAGSTPDCCTSVLTTTLTEIEAETLARGFAALGDPVRLRLLSMIASADEVCACDLLEPLGRAQPTVSHHTRALAEAGLIVGEKRGRWVYWRAVPERIEALRNALQ; this is encoded by the coding sequence ATGGCGGCAGGCACGAGCCGGAGCACGCGCAGGCGCGCCGGTTCGACACCGGACTGCTGCACCTCGGTGCTCACCACGACATTGACCGAGATCGAGGCGGAGACCCTCGCCCGCGGGTTCGCCGCGCTGGGCGATCCGGTGCGGCTGCGACTGCTCAGCATGATCGCCTCCGCCGACGAGGTGTGCGCGTGCGATTTGCTGGAACCGCTCGGCCGGGCCCAACCCACTGTCAGTCACCACACCAGGGCGCTGGCCGAGGCCGGGTTGATCGTCGGTGAGAAGCGCGGGCGGTGGGTGTACTGGCGCGCGGTACCCGAACGGATCGAGGCGCTACGCAACGCCCTGCAATGA
- a CDS encoding TetR/AcrR family transcriptional regulator yields the protein MASTNRKAGGTRDRMVETASKLLQTRGYAATSWRDLVDEAGTPWGSAHYHFPGGKEELAVAAVQFGSAHVARVLQECLDTSASVPAAVRHWFDLSARAMGASDYCGGCPVATVALETTPDLVDLSTACSESFRSWQCILTAALVGAGVARRRAAELAMLAVALLEGSLLLARTSRDVRPIRTAGRQIEQLLTAELLALAPHRATGNPRPG from the coding sequence ATGGCTTCGACGAATCGGAAGGCCGGTGGCACCCGCGACCGCATGGTTGAGACCGCGTCGAAGCTGCTCCAAACCAGGGGATACGCGGCCACCAGCTGGCGGGACCTGGTGGACGAGGCGGGCACACCATGGGGCTCTGCGCATTACCACTTCCCTGGCGGTAAGGAGGAGCTCGCCGTGGCCGCGGTCCAGTTCGGATCTGCACACGTGGCGCGCGTCCTGCAGGAATGCCTGGACACGAGTGCGAGTGTCCCGGCGGCGGTCCGCCACTGGTTCGACCTGAGCGCCCGGGCCATGGGCGCGAGCGACTACTGCGGTGGCTGCCCGGTGGCGACGGTCGCGCTGGAGACAACCCCCGACCTGGTCGACCTCTCCACCGCCTGCTCGGAATCGTTCCGGTCCTGGCAATGCATCCTGACAGCCGCGCTCGTCGGCGCGGGCGTCGCAAGGCGTCGGGCCGCGGAGTTGGCCATGCTGGCCGTCGCGCTCCTCGAAGGTTCCCTCCTACTGGCCCGCACATCCCGGGACGTGCGACCGATCCGAACAGCGGGACGGCAGATCGAACAACTCCTCACCGCCGAACTCCTGGCACTCGCTCCACACCGGGCCACCGGCAACCCGCGGCCGGGGTAG
- a CDS encoding NAD(P)H-binding protein, which produces MSEFLVIGGTGKTGKRVAAQLSAQGATARVGTRTPGAPGGREIPVSFEWDDTAGYKAALDGVDGVFMVPPTFRVDYVPLVEAFLAAAKSVNGPRVVFLSARGAVIGDHIPMRGAEQMLIDSGLEYTILRPSWFNQNFSEYFLLDAVRDNNMIPVPTGEGRTPFVDLDDVAAVAVAALTLTGHAGKNYDVTGPDSLSFGDTARILSDILDRDIAFIDLAPDAWKAAAIGAGMPADYAQLATELLGLVRSGGEDLVSGDVEEVLGRRPKSFPHWATSVAKVWQPA; this is translated from the coding sequence ATGAGCGAGTTCTTGGTCATCGGCGGGACGGGCAAGACGGGTAAGCGCGTCGCTGCTCAGCTTTCGGCGCAGGGTGCCACGGCTCGGGTCGGGACACGGACTCCCGGGGCGCCCGGTGGGCGCGAGATCCCGGTGTCGTTCGAATGGGATGACACGGCGGGCTACAAGGCCGCGCTGGACGGTGTGGACGGGGTCTTCATGGTCCCGCCGACCTTCCGGGTCGACTACGTGCCGCTGGTCGAGGCCTTCCTCGCCGCGGCGAAGTCGGTCAACGGTCCCCGGGTGGTATTCCTCAGCGCCCGGGGGGCAGTGATCGGGGATCACATTCCCATGCGGGGCGCCGAGCAGATGCTGATCGACAGCGGCCTGGAGTACACGATCCTTCGGCCATCGTGGTTCAACCAGAACTTCAGCGAGTACTTCCTGCTCGACGCCGTCCGGGACAACAACATGATTCCGGTGCCGACGGGTGAGGGTCGAACGCCCTTCGTCGACCTGGACGACGTCGCCGCCGTGGCCGTCGCAGCGCTCACGCTGACCGGTCACGCCGGGAAGAACTATGACGTGACCGGGCCGGATTCTCTCTCCTTCGGCGACACCGCCAGGATCCTGAGCGACATCCTGGACCGGGACATCGCCTTCATCGACCTGGCACCGGATGCCTGGAAAGCGGCGGCGATCGGCGCCGGCATGCCCGCGGACTATGCGCAGTTGGCGACCGAGTTGCTCGGGCTGGTGCGCTCCGGCGGCGAGGACCTCGTCTCCGGCGATGTCGAGGAGGTGCTCGGTCGCCGGCCGAAATCCTTTCCCCACTGGGCGACCTCGGTCGCAAAAGTCTGGCAGCCGGCCTGA